The Patagioenas fasciata isolate bPatFas1 chromosome 3, bPatFas1.hap1, whole genome shotgun sequence genome contains a region encoding:
- the LOC136100202 gene encoding interferon-induced very large GTPase 1-like, producing MASQEDTQRGEEKARLAKELLAESCDKEGLDAGYWLPKMSEILGVNSREALKHLQYEDYLKLECEVRYPWETKALQKLLELTDKRATSKERAKERQEATKLLLKELKEMHDSRSHSKDAVRQKEEALWKAMGIPKESWAPPEKSMMEVLGNIQKQLEQQESSVGRAENISDAEVLMQASGGLALQGIYKTSRTADVLAKREQLIRVPSGFLLAGPEQGSLFDRKEFSSSAAEATFTKSMEQLGFSISVSAKARFWGFNVETGADYSKSSWSEDTHRSCFEQSYICTTKYRYIPLASCYFQKHQLRLSDAALRELQRIERLLSITEEAERPNMLKSGCESFFERFGSHVIQGPLHFGGIFWWKASMEGFRAEHREEMKQHVCKVLDSYVGASYGIFGGSADVSKSSSQASFQGTDRKNVHTNVHLHVTNTGGPSETDSLPQWQAGLVSNNRTWSVIDRGFQLIPVWDIIQSNHSSDFKSSYQVSSSLRAAYAALTNLCVETMFGEELDSAVEEARACMERVKAWEVPGDESKLLALIDFKHSLNEKTKSHSVWINVCLSDKALQEFLLNTVRFYQESPPENTTYIKSLLRCLLDPHSYSVKDFPNSSLIMQWIFHTEHPLPETARVSEPEDLTKTLLQMKDYIQEVTYAPETSASAIHEAKIKATLTASLAVYSLLQFLQDRAQKDMELLVHIITTSTGYQVERGIFQRLLGYPELNFMVTEMEKGQKEYLSLKEQDVYRAQAFLLLTGLTVTPNYKGVSPEEKAERLLFMEDHMKTLWSTEIKTLLEKHSSFKDWEMLERELRSFIEGRVEDTRDDLKKHNITKDMEDTFQRLEPSSQSKSKSDGSKSKANQAIANQEFLHLLKRLGLESHYPRKMGTEDFHVIYKTSLHDSQPSKDSELPFYFLQKLLTVDYRVRYLTCKDESDPGLTPVPEPTEQEHEPSYSLDDFFMDLEREAPACASREGHVHPMDLQMAIFHCADDFMRQYIATKLAFCQFALPLLVPHPCTSQIEFPLWSLSQIKRSWKEAKKSGKQVQSNSYNNKLMYQAETPIVSFLRIGSSPSSSKSQMLNALLSKQRHDTFFHRHCKGSTRECLLMKGVVEICWYCPRGSDDDSFDCCVAFCNLHGDARDHEQQLQFLQEISAVTVALVSETDQSDKKGMKILRELWQSQGPLVCLFTEKENVAAGRSSQNIRIGIKNRNEAELTGELTKTIRGLLAGSNRLFSLDACLDKAHKLGFLVDEDAEACVTAKEEATALVKLLKKEPLSEIKSRLLPLQGKLWYQWCKSDKELTRLQEKWNKSIEHHRSEIESKKLTIRRKQLQKAFPLNPLMKSVLVFLHSQPADTKKYFLQWMKVFMDDLSSNRLGDLKREYHELWSQVLAIKKSNDKNDLKQQLQKDLEVLSNKMDSSSIGLEHILREVGQIYEALESTDSKDEYVVKLPGIAADLMVSGYPIELMDGDASYVPLRWVGAIFDSLIEKLGDQRVFVLSVLGIQSTGKSTLLNAMFGLQFNVSAGRCTRGAFMQLIKADKKLQQDLGFDYMLVVDTEGLRAIEVANKQSVNHDNELATFVIGIGNMTLINIFGENPSEMQDVLQIAVQAFLRMKRVKLSPGCLFVHQNVGETTAREQNMEGQRRLQEKLDEMTQTAAQQEFCEVSSFSDVIHFDVNTHIHYFAHLWEGNPPMAPPNPIYSQNVQELKSKVLQAAKKEAQGSILRLSGLKVRISDLWNALLNENFVFSFKNSVEIAAYRKLEAAFSQWSWDLRSHFLDLQMKLDNKIRNGDLQEVSREHLENQVQETSEAICEDMEKFFKEDGDCEILVQWKGNTELRLKDLKESLLLETRKKCENLIELKKNQCKLEERRSKYEKELLARSRALALRLKGQSLSKRALRGNFMSLWAEWITEVSSAAPPPEQVNIDVHIENVLLDHFKEPHLHERIRKFPRHPEFSVDLKKYVTKKRKLKGLWTVSLDNADEESIHRITDNIIAKVWANIDKKEKEKRDYSPSLIHEILNEVEKGTSSVPDNAKYSFNKDYRIDLSLYLCRMAAGRFKAMREAFQRANDPVVYLESKKEDFFTCFQISCQGATSVTTFAVFLCEKIGPALRQAVYERTALAIARDVKGKIPDFNGNRSSLEVCILRYLAEQEKFEHFKEYLYFPRDFFQRYIKTRVETYCLDENRRLERFLDDSLTHCYESIQSAVFASTNVVKDRKDRKDQISLWLDEFCRALGEVLSLPRRDLQGIEHQEVTDMEFLNNAMAQALVPLKEQLREEFAGADMSWFERPPHTILAEQFAGCWEQCPFCGAVCTNTIPNHDGEHRVVFHRPEGLTGWSWVNTDNLSIDICSSSVASDCRFRIGEDTWIPYKRYRDAGPPYSSWNIPPDPSMLAYWKWFVCHFRTQIEERHTMKFVGKGEIPASWHRITKQEVLKELEKL from the coding sequence ATGGCTTCACAGGAGGACACACAAAGAGGTGAGGAAAAGGCACGTCTTGCTAAAGAACTGCTGGCAGAATCATGTGACAAGGAAGGACTGGATGCTGGATACTGGCTGCCCAAAATGTCAGAGATACTGGGAGTGAACTCCAGAGAAGCCCTGAAACATCTGCAATATGAAGACTACCTGAAGCTGGAGTGCGAAGTACGGTACCCCTGGGAAACAAAGGCGCTCCAAAAACTCCTGGAACTAACAGACAAAAGAGCAACTTCTAAGGAAAGGGCAAAGGAGAGACAAGAAGCGACCAAGCTGCTCCTGAAGGAGCTGAAGGAAATGCACGACAGCCGCAGCCACAGCAAGGACGCTGTAAGACAGAAAGAGGAGGCTCTGTGGAAAGCCATGGGGATTCCCAAAGAGTCCTGGGCCCCACCAGAGAAGTCAATGATGGAGGTGCTGGGGAACATCcagaagcagctggagcagcaggagtCGTCAGTGGGCAGGGCTGAGAACATCTCGGACGCGGAGGTCCTGATGCAGGCGTCAGGTGGACTGGCCCTGCAGGGCATTTACAAAACCAGCAGAACTGCAGATGTGCTGGCAAAGCGAGAGCAGCTCATCAGGGTTCCCAGTGGGTTCCTGCTGGCAGGTCCGGAGCAAGGGTCGCTGTTCGATAGGAAGGAGTTCTCCTCCTCTGCAGCAGAAGCCACTTTCACCAAGTCCATGGAGCAGCTGGGGTTCAGCATCAGCGTTTCTGCCAAAGCCAGATTCTGGGGGTTTAATGTTGAAACGGGTGCAGATTACAGCAAGTCCTCGTGGTCGGAGGACACCCATCGGTCTTGCTTTGAGCAGAGCTACATTTGCACCACCAAGTACCGATACatccctctggcctcctgctaCTTCCAAAAGCATCAGCTTCGCCTCTCGGATGCGGCCCTGCGGGAGCTGCAACGCATCGAGCGTCTTTTGAGCATCACGGAGGAAGCAGAGAGGCCCAACATGCTGAAGAGTGGGTGTGAGAGCTTCTTTGAGAGGTTTGGGTCCCATGTAATCCAGGGTCCCCTCCACTTTGGGGGGATATTCTGGTGGAAAGCATCTATGGAAGGATTCAGAGCTGAGCATCGGGAAGAGATGAAGCAACACGTATGTAAAGTGCTGGACTCCTACGTTGGGGCCAGTTACGGCATCTTCGGTGGCAGCGCTGATGTTTCGAAATCCAGCTCACAGGCTTCTTTCCAGGGAACAGACAGAAAAAATGTCCACACGAATGTTCATCTGCATGTGACCAACACAGGGGGCCCGTCAGAGACGGATTCTCTCCCTCAGTGGCAAGCGGGCCTTGTAAGTAACAACAGAACCTGGTCTGTTATCGACCGAGGCTTTCAGCTCATCCCAGTGTGGGATATAATCCAGTCCAATCACAGCAGTGATTTTAAGTCCAGCTATCAAGTGAGCAGCAGCCTCAGGGCTGCGTACGCAGCGCTAACGAACCTCTGTGTCGAGACCATGTTTGGGGAGGAACTGGACAGTGCGGTGGAAGAGGCCAGAGCTTGCATGGAGCGCGTGAAGGCCTGGGAGGTGCCGGGGGATGAAAGCAAACTGCTTGCGCTGATAGATTTCAAACACAGTCTGAATGAGAAAACCAAAAGCCACAGTGTCTGGATCAACGTGTGCCTGTCGGACAAAGCGCTGCAGGAGTTCCTGCTGAATACTGTTCGGTTTTACCAGGAGTCACCTCCAGAAAACACCACCTACATCAAGTCTCTGTTGAGGTGCCTCCTGGATCCTCACAGCTATTCTGTCAAGGATTTCCCCAACTCTTCCCTCATTATGCAATGGATCTTCCATACTGAGCACCCCCTTCCTGAAACTGCCCGTGTGTCTGAGCCTGAAGATCTCACCAAGACACTGCTGCAAATGAAGGACTACATCCAGGAAGTCACCTACGCACCAGAAACCTCTGCATCTGCCATTCATGAAGCAAAGATAAAAGCCACCCTGACTGCAAGCCTGGCTGTTTACTCCTTGCTCCAGTTTCTCCAGGACAGGGCACAGAAGGACATGGAATTGTTGGTGCACATCATTACAACCAGCACAGGATACCAGGTGGAAAGGGGCATTTTTCAGCGCCTCCTTGGATATCCAGAACTGAACTTCATGGTAACTGAAATGGAAAAGGGACAGAAGGAGTATCTGAGTCTGAAGGAGCAAGATGTGTACAGAGCtcaggccttcctgctgctgaCGGGCCTGACTGTAACACCCAActacaaaggggtgtcccctgaggagaaggctgagcgTCTACTGTTCATGGAAGATCACATGAAAACCTTATGGAGCACAGAGATAAAAACTCTCCTTGAAAAGCACAGTTCATTCAAAGACTGGGAGATGCTGGAACGGGAATTGCGTTCCTTCATCGAGGGGCGCGTGGAAGACACACGTGATGATCTGAAGAAGCACAATATAACCAAAGACATGGAAGACACTTTTCAAAGACTAGAGCCTTCCAGTCAGTCCAAATCCAAATCAGACGGCAGCAAATCCAAAGCAAATCAAGCCATTGCGAACCAAGAGTTCCTCCACTTACTTAAGCGCCTGGGACTAGAAAGTCACTATccaagaaaaatggggacagaagATTTCCACGTCATATACAAGACATCTTTACATGACAGCCAGCCCAGCAAGGACAGTGAACTACCCTTTTACTTCTTACAAAAGCTATTAACCGTGGATTATCGGGTGAGGTACCTGACTTGCAAGGACGAGAGCGATCCAGGACTCACACCTGTGCCAGAACCCACAGAGCAAGAACATGAACCCTCGTATTCCTTGGATGACTTTTTCATGGATTTGGAGAGAGAAGCCCCTGCATGTGCCAGCAGGGAGGGTCACGTGCACCCCATGGACCTCCAGATGGCAATTTTCCATTGCGCTGACGATTTCATGAGACAGTACATTGCAACAAAGCTTGCCTTCTGCCAGTTTGCACTGCCCCTCCTGGTCCCACACCCGTGCACTTCACAGATAGAGTTCCCCCTCTGGTCCCTCAGTCAAATCAAAAGGAGCTGGAAAGAAGCCAAGAAGTCGGGAAAGCAGGTCCAAAGTAACAGTTACAATAACAAACTCATGTATCAGGCCGAGACCCCCATCGTGTCCTTCCTGCGGATCGGCAGTTCTCCCTCCTCTTCCAAGTCCCAGATGCTGAATGCTTTGCTGAGCAAACAAAGACATGACACTTTTTTCCACCGACATTGCAAAGGCAGCACCAGAGAGTGTTTGCTGATGAAAGGTGTTGTGGAGATCTGCTGGTACTGTCCCCGGGGCAGTGACGATGACAGCTTTGACTGCTGTGTTGCTTTCTGTAACCTGCACGGAGACGCGAGGGATCACGAACAACAGCTGCAGTTTTTACAGGAGATATCCGCTGTGACCGTGGCTCTCGTATCCGAGACTGATCAGAGTGACAAGAAAGGGATGAAAATTTTACGTGAGCTGTGGCAGTCGCAAGGGCCTTTGGTTTGTCTTTTCACCGAAAAGGAGAACGTTGCAGCTGGCCGATCCAGCCAAAACATACGAATTGGTATCAAGAACAGAAACGAAGCAGAATTAACAGGCGAGCTGACAAAAACAATCAGGGGTCTCCTGGCAGGGTCTAACAGGCTTTTCAGCCTTGACGCCTGCCTGGACAAAGCTCACAAGCTCGGCTTCTTAGTCGATGAAGATGCAGAGGCGtgtgtgacagccaaagaagaggcaACAGCGCTGGTGAAGCTGCTGAAGAAAGAACCGTTGTCTGAGATCAAGTCCCGGCTACTGCCTCTTCAAGGAAAACTGTGGTACCAGTGGTGCAAAAGTGACAAAGAACTCACTCGCTTGCAGGAAAAGTGGAACAAGAGCATAGAGCATCATCGGAGTGAAATCGAATCAAAGAAGTTGACGATAAGAAGAAAGCAACTACAGAAAGCATTCCCCCTCAATCCTCTAATGAAATCAGTCCTTGTCTTTCTCCACTCACAGCCAGCAGATACCAAGAAATATTTCCTGCAGTGGATGAAGGTCTTTATGGATGACCTGTCCTCCAATCGCCTTGGTGACCTGAAGAGAGAATACCACGAGTTATGGTCTCAAGTCCTGGCGATAAAGAAGAGCAATGACAAAAATGATCTCAAACAACAGTTGCAGAAAGATTTAGAGGTTCTCTCCAATAAAATGGACAGTTCATCAATTGGCCTTGAGCATATTTTGAGAGAGGTCGGGCAGATTTACGAAGCTCTGGAATCAACAGACTCAAAGGATGAATATGTTGTCAAACTGCCTGGAATTGCAGCTGATCTGATGGTTTCCGGGTATCCCATCGAGCTGATGGATGGTGATGCTTCTTATGTACCATTACGATGGGTCGGAGCAATCTTTGACAGCTTAATCGAGAAGCTGGGGGACCAACGAGTATTTGTTCTGTCAGTGCTTGGCATCCAGAGCACAGGGAAGTCAACCCTGTTGAATGCCATGTTTGGTCTTCAGTTCAACGTCAGTGCAGGGAGATGCACCCGCGGAGCGTTTATGCAGCTAATCAAAGCGGACAAGAAGCTGCAACAGGATCTGGGCTTTGATTACATGCTGGTTGTTGACACAGAGGGACTCCGCGCCATAGAGGTGGCCAATAAACAGTCCGTCAACCACGACAACGAGCTGGCCACCTTTGTCATTGGCATCGGCAAcatgaccctgatcaatatctttGGAGAAAATCCTTCCGAAATGCAAGATGTCCTTCAGATTGCTGTGCAGGCTTTTCTGAGGATGAAGCGAGTAAAACTTTCTCCAGGCTGCCTGTTTGTGCACCAAAACGTGGGAGAAACGACTGCCAGGGAGCAGAACATGGAAGGACAAAGGCGTCTGCAGGAAAAGCTGGATGAAATGAcccagacagctgcccagcaggaattCTGTGAGGTCTCCTCCTTCAGCGATGTCATCCACTTTGACGTGAACACCCACATCCATTACTTTGCTCACCTGTGGGAAGGAAACCCCCCAATGGCACCACCCAATCCCATCTACAGCCAGAACGTCCAGGAATTAAAGAGCAAAGTTCTCCAAGCAGCCAAGAAGGAGGCACAGGGCAGCATTTTGAGGCTCTCGGGCTTGAAAGTTCGAATCAGTGACCTCTGGAACGCTTTGCTGAATGAAAACTTTGTTTTCAGCTTCAAGAATTCAGTGGAGATTGCTGCCTACAGAAAACTGGAAGCTGCATTCAGTCAGTGGTCCTGGGATCTGAGGAGTCACTTCTTAGACCTACAAATGAAACTGGACAATAAAATTCGGAACGGGGACTTGCAGGAGGTCAGCAGAGAACACCTTGAAAATCAAGTGCAAGAGACGAGTGAGGCCATTTGTGAAGACATGGAAAAATTTTTCAAGGAAGACGGAGACTGTGAGATACTGGTCCAGTGGAAAGGCAACACGGAACTGAGGCTGAAAGACCTAAAAGAATCTCTTCTTCTTGAGACAAGAAAGAAGTGCGAGAACCTTATAGAACTAAAGAAGAACCAGTGTAAACTGGAGGAAAGGAGGTCAAAATATGAAAAGGAGCTCCTGGCAAGGAGCAGGGCTTTGGCTCTGCGTCTGAAAGGCCAGAGCCTGAGCAAGAGGGCACTGAGAGGCAACTTCATGTCTCTATGGGCAGAGTGGATTACTGAAGTCTCCTCTGCTGCTCCCCCTCCAGAACAGGTTAATATCGATGTGCACATAGAAAATGTCCTTCTAGATCACTTTAAGGAGCCTCACTTACATGAACGAATCAGGAAATTTCCCAGACATCCAGAGTTTTCTGTTGACTTGAAGAAATACGTCACTaagaaaagaaaattgaaaggatTGTGGACTGTGAGTTTGGATAATGCTGATGAGGAGAGCATACACCGCATTACAGATAACATCATAGCGAAGGTGTGGGCAAACATtgataaaaaggaaaaggagaaaagggattACAGTCCAAGTCTTATTCATGAAATTCTCAATGAAGTAGAGAAAGGTACGAGTTCTGTCCCTGACAACGCAAAATACAGTTTTAATAAAGATTACAGAATAGATTTATCACTCTATCTGTGCCGAATGGCAGCAGGAAGGTTTAAAGCCATGCGTGAGGCGTTCCAAAGAGCAAATGATCCAGTCGTCTACCTggagagcaagaaagaagatTTCTTCACATGTTTCCAGATTTCCTGCCAAGGAGCCACTTCTGTCACAACATTTGCTGTTTTCCTGTGTGAAAAGATCGGCCCAGCTCTTCGCCAGGCGGTCTATGAGAGAACAGCTCTGGCCATAGCTCGAGACGTGAAGGGTAAAATCCCCGACTTCAATGGCAATAGATCCTCTCTGGAAGTCTGCATACTGAGATACCTGGCAGAACAAGAAAAGTTTGAGCATTTCAAGGAGTACCTTTATTTCCCAAGAGACTTTTTCCAGCGTTACATCAAGACTCGTGTTGAGACCTACTGCTTAGACGAGAACAGGAGGCTGGAGAGGTTTTTAGATGACTCCCTTACTCACTGCTATGAGAGCATCCAGTCGGCTGTATTTGCATCAACCAACGTTGTCAaagacagaaaagacagaaaagaccAAATCTCTCTGTGGCTGGATGAATTTTGCAGGGCACTTGGAGAGGTGCTAAGCTTGCCCAGAAGGGACCTGCAGGGCATTGAGCATCAGGAGGTAACAGACATGGAGTTCCTGAACAATGCCATGGCACAGGCACTGGTTCCTCTGAAAGAGCAGCTCAGGGAAGAGTTTGCTGGAGCTGATATGAGCTGGTTTGAAAGGCCACCCCACACGATCCTGGCTGAGCAGTTTGCAGGGTGCTGGGAGCAGTGTCCCTTCTGTGGGGCGGTTTGCACAAACACCATTCCGAATCACGATGGAGAACATCGGGTTGTTTTCCATCGTCCAGAAGGTTTGACGGGATGGTCGTGGGTTAATACAGACAATCTGAGCATTGATATTTGTTCTAGTAGCGTTGCAAGTGACTGTAGATTCAGGATTGGTGAAGACACATGGATCCCCTACAAGAGATACAGGGATGCAGGACCTCCTTATTCCTCTTGGAACATTCCTCCCGATCCGTCCATGCTGGCATACTGGAAATGGTTTGTGTGTCATTTCAGGACACAGATAGAAGAACGACACACTATGAAATTTGTTGGCAAAGGAGAAATCCCAGCGTCATGGCACAGAATTACAAAGCAGGAAGTGCTTAAGGAACTGGAGAAGCTTTAG